A stretch of DNA from Pseudomonadota bacterium:
GATCGACGGCGGTATCATGATTCCCAACGTGCCACCGGCTGCAATTGCGCCGGAAAACAGACGCGGATTGTAGTTGAGCTGCTCGGCCTGCGGCATCGCGACCGTTGCAACCGTGGCGGCGGTTGCGACCGACGATCCAGAGGTCGCAGAAAACAGGGTTGCAGTGCCAATATTGGCGTGGATCAGCCCACCGGGCATCCAACTCACCCAACGGTCCAACGCGGCGTATGTCCTTTCGGCGACGCCGGAACGGACAAGAATTTCGCCAAGCAGAACAAAGAACGGAATCGCGATCAGCGTCGCCGAGTTCGACGACGACCAGACGATCGCGCCGAGCCCGCGCATCAGAGGAAAAGGGGAGAAAAAGGCGTCGATCCCAAAAGCGAGCAAGAACAGCGTGATGCCGACCGGGATCGAAAGCGCAAGGCAACCGAGCAATCCGAAGCCAATGTAGGCTATCATACCTCGGTCCCCGCGCCGCCGACCGCCTCGGCCTTCTCGATCTGCTTCCTGGCGGCATACCAGGCGATCGCCAGTGCGAAGATGGACGCGGTAAGCGCAAACCAGGCCCAGCCGGACCACCAGAGAATTTGTGGGATCCACAAAGGGGTCTCCAGCGGCGTGTTGGCCGCCGAATCGAGCCGCCATGATCGCGCGAAGACGGGCCACGCCTTGATGCCAATAAAGATTGCGGTTGCAGCCAGCGCCCACAGGGCGAGGACATCCATCGCAACCTGTCCCATGGGTCGGAGCTTTGCGCGCACAAGGTCGATACGCACATGGGCAAGCCGGGACAGGGCATAGGCCATCGCCCAACTGGTTGTGATCGCCATGACGTAACCGGCATACTCCTCGGTGCCGCCCAGACCGGTACCAAAGCGGCGACCGACAATATCTGTCAGGATATAGCCGACGGTCAGCAGAAGGATGAGCCCTGCCGCGATGGCAATGCCGTCATTGATCCGCCGAAGGGCCCCGACGGCCCGATCGATCAGCTGATCCATCGTGGTTCATCCGCGGCAGAGGGTACGCGAAGACCGGTCAGCGTTTCGATTGAGCCGTCGAGGGAAGTCATGTCCGCCGGTCTAATTCAGCGGGATTTCGACACCGGTCGTCGCGCCGACCGAAGCATTCCACCGCTCGGCCCAGTCGCCGCCCGCCCGCTCCGCCCAGTCGGGCAGTACCTGGGAGATGAGAATCTCGCGCGCCTGCTCAAAGTCCGCGTCCGACACATCGACCAGGGTCATGTCGCGGGCGTCGCCAAGCGTGCATTCCGATGTCCCCGTCAGGCAGGCGATGTCCATGGCGAGGCCATCCTGCGCCACGGCCCATGCAGGGTCCTCAAACTCGGTCTTGATGCTTGCCAGAAGCGCTTCCTGCTGGTCAGCGGGCAGGCTGTTCCAGGTGTCCATGTTCATCGCGGTGACCACCGGATCCCACCCTCCAAGCGGGATTGCCATCAGATGGGTGGAGACCTCCCACCAGCCGGCATTGTAGCCCGAACCGGCACCCGTCACGGCGCAATCGACAACACCGCGTTGCAGCGCGCCGGGAACCTCACCAAAACTTACGGTCACGCCTTCGGCACCAAGCGCTTCGAGAAACAATGCGGTCATACGGCCGGACGCGCGAACCTTTTTGCCTTCCAGATCGGCAAGGCTCGCGACCTCGGCGTTGCAGAACACGACCTGCGGCGGGTAGGGCGCAATCGCGAGAACCTTCGAATTGAAGGTTTCGGCGTAGATATCCTCGACCATCGGACGGGCCGCATCGACGGCAGCGCGAGCGGTGGCGGCGTCCGTGGCGATCAACGGCACATCGAGCCCCTCAAGCGCCGGAGAGTCGGCGACCGCGTAATCGCCAACCGTCATCGCGACGTCGTAGACGCCTTCGCCCAGAAGCCGGAATACGTCGCCTACGCCGAGACCCATCTGGTCATGGGTGGTCAGTGCCGATGACAGGCTTCCATCACCAACGGTACCAAGGGTCTCAGTCCAGAAAG
This window harbors:
- a CDS encoding TRAP transporter small permease subunit encodes the protein MDQLIDRAVGALRRINDGIAIAAGLILLLTVGYILTDIVGRRFGTGLGGTEEYAGYVMAITTSWAMAYALSRLAHVRIDLVRAKLRPMGQVAMDVLALWALAATAIFIGIKAWPVFARSWRLDSAANTPLETPLWIPQILWWSGWAWFALTASIFALAIAWYAARKQIEKAEAVGGAGTEV
- a CDS encoding TRAP transporter substrate-binding protein; amino-acid sequence: MKRLTVLSLSTALLGSLAVAPVAAEELAVVGSWSGLPLHKQFEGPFWTETLGTVGDGSLSSALTTHDQMGLGVGDVFRLLGEGVYDVAMTVGDYAVADSPALEGLDVPLIATDAATARAAVDAARPMVEDIYAETFNSKVLAIAPYPPQVVFCNAEVASLADLEGKKVRASGRMTALFLEALGAEGVTVSFGEVPGALQRGVVDCAVTGAGSGYNAGWWEVSTHLMAIPLGGWDPVVTAMNMDTWNSLPADQQEALLASIKTEFEDPAWAVAQDGLAMDIACLTGTSECTLGDARDMTLVDVSDADFEQAREILISQVLPDWAERAGGDWAERWNASVGATTGVEIPLN